In Misgurnus anguillicaudatus chromosome 14, ASM2758022v2, whole genome shotgun sequence, the genomic window CATGACAGTGACGTCACTCGTGAGGGAATGAATGAAGCGTCATCCTTCAGCAGCAGCTCCTGCAGCGCGAGGCCTCACTGCTGCACGCGCCACACATCTTTGTAAATTATTACAGAAACCACTCACCATATCCCTTAAATCAAACCCGTATAAAATAAGACGATGTGGAGCACCGGAGCGGTGAGTTTCGTACTAATATCGTGCTTTGTCTGCACATCTTTTTGCGCGGACGGGCTGGTGAATGAAGAGGTGAAGCGCGCGGTGGATCTGAGCACTCATCTCGCGAAGATCTCCGCCGAGATTCAGCTCGCGAATCACGGACATGCGAGTGTGAACAGCTTCACGTTCGGGCTGGAGCCCGAGCTCGCGCCGCATCTCGCCTTTATCGGTGTTTCTGTGAGTAAATGCTTGCCTttatagtaaaaccatagtgTAAATTTACATGCTAAGAGCAAGAAGTGAGTGATGGTTGGTGGATATAATATTATAACTTGAAACTCAAATTCTTTCTACGTAACTATGTTATAATTGTATTAATGTCTGACAGTATTGTAATGTATTGGATATTGATTAATATATGTTAATTCACATTTAAAGGTAGACAAAAGGCAGAGCAACTTTTGCATGAACTGTAGTCAAATTATTCTGAGGGATTTGTGCATTTGAACACATTTATGGCAACGCTTATCTTAAACGTCGTGGAAATGGTGTAAATTTTGGTCAAACAGATACATCCAGTGAATTATTAAGTAATGCACTGGTtgttttttaagtgttttgtgtAGTTGTTAGCATTAGCAGTGGGTGTGCGGCGCACTTCCGGTTTGCTCTGTCAGTGCCAGCGCGACACGTCAGCGCTGGATGCTCGATTCACTTCCGTGTTATATTACTACTGTAACTGTATACAGTGATGATAAATCAAGattaatttattacattttatagtaAAGCCATTTTCTTACACGTGCCTTCATGTGTACGTAGGCCGAGGTTTCAGTAATAGGCTAACGTTACATGAAAGGTTTGCAGTTAATGCACCTGTTTAGTTATAAACGGATAGCATGTTTAAGGCTTACGTAAactgttattgttattatttggGACTTTTTAGAAGTTACATAAGGTTGTAACATTCATTTTACCTTTACCAGGTAAAAGGAGAGGAAGATGAGGATGAAGCGCTCGAGCTGAAAGAAACCACCATACACGGACACAGTGGTAAATGCTGCAAAATATTTAGGTCTGTTTCATGCATCTTCtatttgcattttgcatttgCATCATGCATTGATCAGTCACATGTTACTGCTGTATAATAAACGCTCTGAACATTATAATGTGATTGTGGAATCTATGCATCATTTTATTTGATAACTATATAGATATATGTTTGGAATTTTTTACATACTTCTTCATGCAATCTAATAGGACTGGGCGGTATGCTGTTGTATGCATGCATATGTAATGATGGTATATCATAACCTTAAAAAAGCCAGGTTTTTGTTCATACCGCCTAACACCACAATCTGTGTTAGCTGAGAGCTGCAAGTTTAACAAGAAACTGCTCAAATAATCAGGATTAGGTCAGGTTTCCTGAAAAGAAAGTGCtgtttttgtacctttatataTTCTTCGAGATGTGATTTTAAAAGCCAACCTCCTTTTCTTCTTTGCAGTGGTAAATTCTTAGAGGCGCGGTTGCCGTCTCCTTTGGCGGCGGGAGGCAAGCTGCGGGTGAAGGTCGAGACCGTGTTCAGTCACGTGCTGAAACCTTTTCCCACCCATATAACTCAGGCTGAGCGCCAGCTGGTGGTCTTTGAGGGAAACCACTACCTGTACTCACCCTATCCCACTCGCTCTCAGACCACCCGTGTCCGCTTGGCCTCCAAAACGGTTGAAAGCTACACTAAGCTAGGCAACCCCACCAAAAATGATGAAGTTATTGAATACGGACCATTCAAAGATGTTGCACCTTTCAGCCAGGTAACTTACAGTGATAATTGACTGTCTTTGTTATGATAGTGTTGTCATCATAAAATACAACATAAGCAGAAGCAAGGTCTGGTTTAAGTTTTCTATATTAGTCTTTTACTTCTAATTTGCTGAAATGTCTTTCTGGTCTTTGTAGGATGTAATGAAGATCCACTATGAGAACAACACACCCTTCCTCACCATTAGCAGTATCACCCGCACCATCGAGGTCTCTCACTGGGGAAACATTGCCGTGGAGGAAACCGTCGACCTAAGACACACTGGTGCTTACCTGAAGGGTCCCTTCTCCCGTTACGACTACCAAAGGCAGTCCGATAGCGGCATTTCCTCAGTCAAATCTTTTAAGGTGTCTTAACTCTCTTACTTACCCATATTTGACCCCTGTGACCTCCCACCACAGTTGCAAAAATGTTTTCTGGTTTTGTCCTCTCGCAGACCATCCTCCCAGCTTCTGCCCAGGATGTCTACTACCGTGATGAGATCGGGAACATCTCCACTTCCCACCTGCAAGTTCTTGAGGATTCGGTGGAGGTTGAAATTCGGCCCCGTTTCCCTCTGTTTGGTGGCTGGAAAACGCATTACATGATTGGTTACAATCTTCCTAGCTACGAGTACCTGTATAACCTTGGTATGTACATGAAAACATCCAGATGGATAACACCATAGCACTATTTAAAGCCATTATTATATCACGCATCCTTCTCTTTCTTAGGTGACCAGTATGCTTTGAAGATGCGTCTGGTTGATCACGTCTACGATGATCAAGTTATTGACCACCTAACTGTGAAGCTCATCCTTCCAGAAGGAGCCAGGTGAGTAACCACCACAATTGATCAAAACCTGTACAGTACAGTGCACTTTAAATGCACAATGAGTATGTTCAGAGACTTATCGCATCATTATTCTCCCTAGACACATCAATATGGACACTCCCTATTCAATAAGCCGTAGTCCAGATGAGCTCCATTACACTTACCTGGACACCTTTGGCAGACCTGTGCTGGTGGCCACCAAAAACAATCTTGTGGAGCAGCACATTCAGGATGTTGTGGTAAGCTCGGCATTGCAACACGGGACTAAATTGATCCCATAAAGGCCCCACAGATAAATAGTTCTGTATATGTCATGTGCTTTACtgtggtcatataattagaatatcctcaaaaagttgatttatttcactaattccattcaaaaagagaaacttgtatattatgttCATTCATTAAACACAGaatgatatatttcaaatgtttatttcttttaattttgatgattataactgacaactaaggaaaatcccaaattcagtatctcagaaaattagaatattacttaagatcaatacaaagaaaggatttttagaaatctttgccaactgaaaagtatgaacttgaaaagtatgagcatttacagcactcaatacttagttggggctccttttgcctgaattactCCAGCAATGTGACGTGGCATGGAGTCgatcagtctgtggcactgctcaggtgttatgagagcccaggttgctctgatagtggccttcagctcttctgcattgttgtGTCTGGCATATCAcatcttcctcttcacaataccccatagattttctatgggattaAGGTCAGGTGAgtttgctggccaattaagGACATGGATACCATGGtccttaaaccaggtactggtagctttggcactgtgtgcaggtgcAAAGTCCTGTTGGAAAATGAAACCTCCATCTCCATAAAGTTGGTAAGCGGCAGGAAGCATTAAGTGCTCTAAAACTTCCTGAGATACGGCTGCGTTGACCTTGgacctcagaaaacacagtggaccaacaccagcagatgacatggcaccccaaaccatcactgactgGGAAAACTTTACACTGGACCTCAAGGAACTCTTCCTTCAGACTCTGGGACCCTGATTTCCAAAGaaaatgcaaaatttacttttatcagagaacataactttggaccCCGCAGCAGTCCAGAAGCGAGATGCTTCTGACGCTGTCTATTGTTCAAGAGTGGCTTGACACAAGGAATGCAACAGCAGGTCTTGCATACGTCTGTGCGTAGTGGTTCTTGAAGCACTGACTCCAGCTGCGGTCCACTCTTTGTGAATCTCCcccacatttttgaatgggATTTGTTTCATAATCCTCTCCAGGTTGCGGTTATCTCTATTGCTTGTtcacttttttctaccacatcttttccttccctttgCCTCTgtattaatgtgcttggacacagagctctgtgaacagccagcctcttttgcagTTACCTTTTGTGTCTTATCCTCCTAGTGCAAGGTGATGacattctaattatatgaccagcacttGTATTAAGAAGAAATATTTTAACTGAACAATTGATTGATGTTACGGCATTTTATAGTATATTGGCCctcacaaagaaaaaaaatctgataaagGTGTTCAGCCATTTAGGAGATACTTATGCTTTGTctttaacatttgtttatgaTTTGCAGGTTCATTACAACTTCAATAAGATCCTTATGCTGCAAGAGCCATTATTGGTAGTGGGGGCTTTCTACATCTTGTTCTTCACTGTCATCATCTATGTGCGCCTCGACTTCTCCATCACCAAGGTATGTCTGGAGATATGTGTTGCACATGGTGTTGTTGAAATGAGTATCTTAAAGTTTTTGCAATTCCCTGATTGCTTGTTGAATCTGTATTTATTTCCAAATCTTTTGGTTTGTTTGCTTTACTAGGATCCAGCAGCAGAGGTTCGCATGAAAGTGGCTTCTATCACCGAGCAGGTCTTAACTTTAGTGAACAAGCGTTTGGGTCTGTACCGCCATATGGACGAAGTTGTCAATCGTTACAAGCAATCCCGCGATACTGGTGCTCTGAACAGTGGCCGGAAGACCCTAGAGGCGGATCACCGCACCCTCACCAATGACATCACAGCGTTGCAGGCCAAACTTAAAGCAGAGGGCTCTGATCTGGCTGAAAAGGTAGCGTGCGTCATTTAGAATTTCTTAAATTGAATACGCTCCATTATGGACATTTTACATTTCATCCATTTGTTGGTTTGCAGGTGGGAGAGATACAGAAACTAGACGGCCAGCTGAAGGAACTGGTGTGCCGTTCCTGCCAAGAGGCCGAGCGGCTGGTGGCCGGCAAGGTGAAGAAAGATGCCTACATCGACTCGGATAAAACCTTGTCAAGCAAGAGGCACGATCTGGTCAGCCGCATCGACAGCCTGCTGGACGCCTTGTAAATCAGACGTAAGAGGTCTAGTCTTCAACCAGGCCACAAAACACCCTACTAAACAATCGCCCGCACTCAGAGAAGACCAGACTGACGTACATACAAACAATAGCATTCTGTAAATATCATATTTGGTGCCTTTATGGGACACAAAGTGAAAGATGATTTTTGCAGGATGTGCATGTTGTTGCTGATTGTGTGTGAGGGTTTTATGTGTGTACTCTGATCTATAATTTTGTTTTCATGTTGCTGAATGTCATATGCAGTCTTCTAGTCCAGCAAAGCAGTTCAGATTCTCGTTCGTTCGTTTGTAGATCTGGAATCTGATTTCAACTGAAGTCCGTTTTTGCACTTATGTTTCCAAAATAAACTGATATTCCCATCAATTATTGATTCTGAAATGGTCACCAGTAATGCAGATTTTCTATTGGGTTTTTATTtctcacatttttgtattttgattttttttgtaaatgcttCAGTTCAATGGTGAATGACAGAATGAGATTAATTTTTGTATGCTGAGGGTAAAATGGCATTTTCAATCCATTAATAAACAAGGTGTGTGAAACCAGACATGTGGTCTTGTTTTCTTTGTGGTGCGGCAAAGTCCTACCACATACATGATGATGGATTAAATCATATGTACAATATCtaatagacagtttcatcggacgcacgcgCGTTTACGGCTCTGGCTCGAAATTAACTTCCGGTCTGTGCTTTTTTATTGGTctggaaaataaaaaatctttcgTTTTCCAaaaaagacgaggggagacgaCGGCGAGCATGGATCACCGCTGTGTGAATTTGGCAAGTAGGTAAGAATTTAAGGATCTGGTAACACAGTAAGATTAGTTCAGTGCAGTGGTTGATgggctttagctatgatttgaactaaggtaatttaCTGGTGGTTTATTCTAGAAATAATAGGGACTCTCTTGTTACTGATCTTATGCATAAATCTACCAGAATTTAGGCTAAAGAAAAGTCTGTGAAAAAGTTTgatatttaatgtgttctgaGTTTGTCAACTCACAGAAAACGTGACACTAACCACCCAACCAAATTTTAATGCTGAAAAAAGTCTCTGCTCGTAAATGGCGGGAGCGTGTCCGTTGTCGGCGCTGAAACCAGGTCCATTGGCGGAAAATACCGCTACTACCTGAATGGATGCTTTTTAGAGAACATTAACATTACAGGAAAACAGGCATCAAAGACATAACCTCCAAAAAAttgaaaacaaaacagaagACATTCAATATTCAGACTCAGTATTTTACAATAGATgtacctttaaattttttttttttacaaatttggaAGACTTAAAAGAGTAGCCTAATTTCTCTTAAGAAAACCAAGGAGAAGATTTTAAcattatgaattaaaaaaatgccATAAAAGATGAAGAAGTTGACcaaattgtaaatatttttattatcactctcaaaataacaacaaataatttatttcaCATTCCATGTAACGGAACTAATTTTAGTTGATGAGACAGAAAAACATTTCCAAAATGCCTGTACTTTGGCAATTGAAAAACAGATGACATAAAGACTCCTCACTAAAATATCATTATTTCCCAATGCCCATAAACTTAAAGAGCAACATATTAGTTGGATATATATGTTTAGGTTAATATCTtcagattattttttattactttatttgaaatacaaaatttaTAGGGCAGCAGCCATGCTTTACTCTAATTAACATCCAATGGATTTCCAATAAAATTTTTCTCTTATGGAATAACCATCTTTCTTTCATGAAAAACTTGTCTAATATCTTTATTAGTgtatttttaatcaaaaatatttttaccatttaTAAGGAAATTACTATCTTTATTATCGACTTTATAAGAAGTCATATGGCTACTCATTAAGTTAATAAGCCCAGAAAGGATGGCTTTGATTACTGCAGAAAATTCTTAAAATTTTATATAGGAAAATTAAACCTCGACAAAAAGCGATTATAGGAGTAGGCCTATATTTTTAATGATGGATCAAATAAATCGCTCAAGTACATAAAACCATAATCTATCAATTTCTCCATACTTTTACCTTTAATTGTAGCCTAATTAATTCGTTATTCCAAATTTTCATTCTGTGAGGAAGCCGAGAGTGCTTGCTCATAAAATGTAGATTATTTAAGGGGTAATTTTAAAGGCAAAAAAATTACAAGTCAAAAGAAAATCAAGGCTACACCCACAACCTTAaaaacctgaatggatgctcgaTATGTGCGCGGTGGCTCAAGTGCGTCACTGAGCCTGAGCCACCGTTTTAACcttgaacacagaaatgtggaaaaactgtttaacaaTCTAACTGCAATTCTGTGCTACAATAGTTTACAGTCTTTTTTGCGCTTTTTgccaatacatttctaattctgtgtttagaaacaattttcaAGATTGACTTAGTGACTTGAGTTTGgtccacaaaagccgtttgtttacaACCGTCTATAAGGTGATAAACTAAGAAAAACGTTGCTGTTTTGGCATAAACATGGCTTATATTGCAAATGCCATGTGCAATATGAAGTTACTTTTTCTGTGAAatcaggttaaagtctcataatctgatatccctgctgaaaaaaacaataaaaccattactgtcacggtgatccgtgtcatgttttgtttgtctctccgattacgtcacctggacattcacggactgattcatcacacctgttccctgttaaagggcgatttatagtcgtgcgtaggtcctacggcgtagctacggcgtaggctatccgtagcctgtgcgtagctctgcgtagcctgacgcgcacctcacaaattttctaacagcgcgtcggctctacgcggaccgtaagcgctgtgattggtccaccagaacccctcccgtcaggtaaaaaaaactgcgtcataggtatttccgtttgagacggtgaaaacaaagatgagccaagttgaggagtgatttaactcaaactgaaacataagtcgctgtttatttaaagccaatttatacttctgcgtcaGGGTTACGCCGTAGGGTACGCCAGACGCTACGCACGTAGGCAACGCCGTCATGagcatttatacttctgcgtttTTGTTGCTCTGCAGTTACACCGCCGAAATGCGTAGGAGGAAACACAATGCATTCACGCCGACCAATCACAGATCTTGCGGTCCGCGTCGTTTCGACGTGTAGTTACATTTTTgaggaggtgcacgtcaggtacTGCGAAGGCTACGGCGACAGGGTTCGCGTCTATGCGTATGTTACGGCGTACCTATAACGCGCACctaacgcaaaagtataaattggcctttacttccatcattgctggtcttctcaaattatacacaacaagttgctatttcttcttcgtttgtgggtttacttgcttagcttcttcttctgtgacgacttctgctgctactgtggttacaagcgtgattactgccaaccagcggtttcgcgtgtgtttgcacgtcgacgcggacggcgacgcacaagtataaatgaaaaccgacgcggaacctacgccgtcgctgctacgccgtaggacctacgcacgactataaatcgcccttgaAGGCgatttatactgctgtctgtttcttacctgtcgccggatcattgtcattgtcattactaccctgtctgttccccgtgtcacattttggatgttcctgtgttgctgttttactcctcgtgttttgtttctgttcattttatattaaaggttATTCATTTCATGGTGAACCCTGCACTTGCGTTCTTACTCCCGTTCCCCGttcgtgacagaatgatccggccagactggacgcagcgggttcacggagggcggctcccccaggagtttcgtcgagggggagtagtgacatcggggttcattccccatcagccccgatgtctcttggggaccaccgtgagcgatcgctcgctcctgcgagcatgcgggaggaggatcggcccaggcggtcccccaacggttgagtcgtcgtcgacggtccctcggagaaccaccatcctgctcgcagggggatccggaacggaccacgcccgatcatttccccggggtggctaccgtgagagggtctccgtttccgcgaggggatgggagatgactTCCGGGGGCAGCTGATCGTcggcgattcccaggaggggggtaattcgtctgcctcggttctcggagtgatcgctccggttctcctggcgcagtccggcctaccgttcctgttggtctcatcccggcggctgccggcttcgccagggtccccaagccctccacccctcccttggactctcgctaccagacttttgtgtttgttttgtttaggtgagtgtctggtagccactcttAGAGGGAGGGGtcatgtcacggtgatccgtgtcatgttttgtttgtctctccgattacgtcacctggacattcacggactgattcatcacacctgttccctgttaagtgttgtgtatttatactgctgtctgtttctcacctgtcgccggatcattgtcattgtcattactaccctgtctgttccccgtgtcacattttggatgttcctgtgttgctGTTTTtctcctcgtgttttgtttctgttcattttatattaaatgttattcatttcaTGGTGAACCCTGCACTTGCGTTCTTACTCCCGTTCCCCGTTCGTGAcaattacagaaaattctattggttttattgggaattttattggttctaatggaatatggcccaaaacacactacagtgtattggtttttgttggtctctaatggtatgtattggttctatgtatttggttctaatggaatatgtattgTTTCTAATGGAAtttggcccaaaacacactacagtgtagtggttttaatggtaaaagctaatggttcctattggtatttcaatggaaaccattagaattttctataatggttttattgttttttatgacagtttttataaacCAAGTCACATATGatgcaaaatataaatgactGATGAATGATTTTGTCACACAAATTGTGTTATTCATAAAGCATAATTTTGAATAAACCACTACCTAATTTCAATAAGGTAAAAATACATTGCATAAATATGAGCTTGCATGTTATGGCCAGGTGAGGGCACTATTTGTTAA contains:
- the rpn1 gene encoding dolichyl-diphosphooligosaccharide--protein glycosyltransferase subunit 1; this encodes MWSTGAVSFVLISCFVCTSFCADGLVNEEVKRAVDLSTHLAKISAEIQLANHGHASVNSFTFGLEPELAPHLAFIGVSVKGEEDEDEALELKETTIHGHSGKFLEARLPSPLAAGGKLRVKVETVFSHVLKPFPTHITQAERQLVVFEGNHYLYSPYPTRSQTTRVRLASKTVESYTKLGNPTKNDEVIEYGPFKDVAPFSQDVMKIHYENNTPFLTISSITRTIEVSHWGNIAVEETVDLRHTGAYLKGPFSRYDYQRQSDSGISSVKSFKTILPASAQDVYYRDEIGNISTSHLQVLEDSVEVEIRPRFPLFGGWKTHYMIGYNLPSYEYLYNLGDQYALKMRLVDHVYDDQVIDHLTVKLILPEGARHINMDTPYSISRSPDELHYTYLDTFGRPVLVATKNNLVEQHIQDVVVHYNFNKILMLQEPLLVVGAFYILFFTVIIYVRLDFSITKDPAAEVRMKVASITEQVLTLVNKRLGLYRHMDEVVNRYKQSRDTGALNSGRKTLEADHRTLTNDITALQAKLKAEGSDLAEKVGEIQKLDGQLKELVCRSCQEAERLVAGKVKKDAYIDSDKTLSSKRHDLVSRIDSLLDAL